A region from the Biomphalaria glabrata chromosome 14, xgBioGlab47.1, whole genome shotgun sequence genome encodes:
- the LOC106072893 gene encoding hemicentin-1-like, producing MQAKHYLVFQFVFIWQDIVSSQGPNAIFRLENTNVKMTIKITPNVSQPVTTIRLDRRDGSPTEIVAFIYLGDFGYEIQTAYSERLILTTSAQERIVVLFMSGLRPSDAGMYQCWDGALQATIIENCGQKLIIVRKPNQPIIFSLTKALKGNTLELSCNASSTSLPADHGLKQAIVWRDEHNTIIGIPAGEKFVVNPNSQLEIRNLEHSDIGRQLTCTSSEKAEGLATTPVSEPSLPYQIRLEGAPSEKDVRLTPPIRNKAKIIRREQERLSYNCSAECEPRCTVQWTFETLNSQTPLNLSDPGVLKLRVKQEDHGVYRCIAKNTFGEASKEFKLEVQYIHKPVLFGSGPVQDKSCIEVKETAKLSLTCLVDALPEPEISWKSPDDKELSAVASRPYLLDNDFPNNHSLQLLLKSVQLEDSGGYICEASNAVDFVYVMVNISVVGPPSVVNMYGLQLYPVYFRDFRQNVTLNISFVVKSVTEPSVESVRSKRIDSEAIRFENMTSDVSIQKRTKKERRYYLTIFTFSVLRPLDIQDKDSTFTLTLTSSNYSRDVQFVLKDIGPPRPVTNITALEITHEAVQLMWIPGPNGGVEQRFNLEYRCLNNRICGSNWMPAILAVPENITQANLANLKPATEYEFRVVSTNSHGSTESQPLLVRIGERIVMTTSVPQTDQRNLMMAVVIFSVVTIIVVIITIYELVQKCK from the exons ATGCAAGCAAAACATTACCTTGTTTTCCAGTTTGTGTTTATATGGCAAGATATTG tttctaGTCAAGGTCCAAATGCCATATTTCGATTAGAGAATACTAATGTCAAGATGACTATTAAAATCACGCCAAACGTTTCGCAACCAGTCACCACCATCAGGCTAGACCGTCGCGATGGAAGCCCCACGGAAATTGTTGCCTTCATCTACTTAGGAGATTTCGGTTATGAAATTCAAACGGCTTATTCAGAAAGGCTAATTCTGACGACTTCAGCCCAAGAGAGAATAGTGGTGTTGTTTATGTCAGGGCTAAGACCCAGTGACGCAGGCATGTATCAGTGTTGGGATGGTGCCTTACAGGCTACAATTATAGAAAACTGTGGTCAGAAGCTGATCATTGTAC GTAAACCAAATCAACCAATTATATTTTCACTGACCAAAGCTCTAAAAGGTAATACACTTGAACTCTCTTGCAACGCCAGTTCTACAAGTCTACCAGCAGACCATGGACTGAAGCAAGCCATAGTCTGGCGCGATGAACACAATACTATTATAGGTATACCCGCTGGAGAAAAG TTCGTAGTGAATCCTAACAGTCAGCTGGAGATCAGAAATTTAGAGCATAGTGACATCGGACGTCAACTGACATGTACGTCATCAGAAAAAGCCGAGGGCCTGGCTACTACTCCAGTCTCTGAGCCTAGTCTACCGTATCAAATTAGATTGGAAG GAGCACCTTCAGAGAAAGATGTCCGCCTGACTCCACCGATTAGAAATAAAGCAAAGATAATCAGAAGAGAGCAGGAACGTTTAAGTTACAATTGTTCCGCAGAATGTGAACCTCGCTGCACGGTCCAGTGGACTTTCGAGACTCTGAACTCTCAAAC TCCACTAAATCTCAGTGATCCTGGAGTTTTAAAACTGAGAGTAAAACAAGAAGACCACGGAGTTTACAGATGTATTGCCAAAAACACATTCGGAGAAGCTTCTAAGGAGTTTAAACTTGAAGTTCAAT ATATACACAAGCCTGTGTTATTTGGCAGTGGACCAGTTCAAGATAAAAGTTGTATTGAAGTGAAGGAAACTGCTAAACTGAGTCTGACATGTCTAGTGGATGCTTTACCTGAGCCAGAGATCAG CTGGAAATCTCCAGACGACAAAGAGCTGTCTGCAGTTGCAAGCAGACCATATCTCTTAGACAACGACTTTCCCAACAATCATAGCTTGCAACTTTTACTGAAGTCCGTCCAACTGGAAGACAGTGGCGGCTATATTTGTGAGGCTAGCAACGCTGTGGACTTTGTCTACGTTATGGTCAACATCTCTGTCGTTG GCCCTCCAAGCGTAGTCAACATGTATGGCCTCCAGCTTTACCCTGTTTACTTCCGAGATTTCCGACAAAATGTCACTTTGAATATCTCATTCGTCGTCAAATCAGTCACCGAGCCTTCAGTCGAGTCTGTGAGGTCGAAACGAATAGATTC TGAAGCCATTCGTTTTGAAAACATGACCAGTGATGTCTCCATACAGAAAAGgactaagaaagaaagaagatatTATCTGACAATATTTACTTTCTCTGTCCTCCGACCACTGGACATCCAGGACAAGGACAGCACGTTCACTCTGACATTAACCAGTTCCAATTATTCAAGAGATGTCCAATTTGTCTTAAAGGATATCG gtCCACCAAGACCAGTGACCAACATCACAGCCCTGGAAATTACACACGAGGCAGTCCAACTGATGTGGATACCTGGGCCTAATGGAGGGGTCGAACAGCGCTTCAATTTGGAGTACAGATGTCTAAATAATAGGATA TGTGGCTCGAACTGGATGCCTGCTATTCTGGCTGTTCCCGAGAATATTACACAGGCTAACCTTGCCAACTTGAAGCCTGCTACAGAGTACGAGTTTAGAGTTGTTTCCACCAATTCGCACGGGTCCACGGAATCTCAACCATTACTGGTGAGGATAGGGGAGAGAATAGTAATGACCACTTCAGTGCCTCAAACAG ACCAGAGAAACCTAATGATGGCTGTTGTAATCTTCTCTGTTGTAACCATCATTGTTGTCATAATCACTATATATGAACTAGTTCAGAAATGCAAATGA